Proteins co-encoded in one Pieris napi chromosome 10, ilPieNapi1.2, whole genome shotgun sequence genomic window:
- the LOC125053398 gene encoding facilitated trehalose transporter Tret1-like yields the protein MEFLAIDSDVSIVPSWMPLLRQSFICSGVVTFYFIHGLFAGAPTVFIPQLKKEHNSTDSIDLSMESWLSSALFYSSIPWAVIIPIFAYYFGRKKTEIILCFDTLISSVILYYSTSPSQIIVSQIIIGMLPAGHLTISLMVLTEYFSPRYRGIFLTVKSATVFWGIWMSNAIGTYFHWSNIAIVSLICSAYTLSTLLWTESPYWLASKGRYRECVETHRWLKGTDAESEEELKRLIDYHKSRFNSRDGRRPILMLKSMFKAIAESSFYKPILIATLAICLFHISGKFAFSIYAIRILKDITVSEWTAYNGMLILDGLTILGMYVGSSFSKFLKRRTMILYASSLGAAFLLILSVYLYLIEYEIVSDNKYVSILLLAAYCMSMSCGPMIMALCVCGELSPLQNRSLFFCVLCIIFNSLMAVTLKLSPYLFKSVGLSGSFLFYGIGSYAVIGLLYKYLPETKDKTILEVQKYFEGNFCIKEENEVMLTERRLVEIEHPMTN from the exons ATGGAATTTCTTGCTATCGACAGTGATGTTTCTATTGTACCTTCCTGGATGCCCTTACTTAGACAG AGTTTTATATGCAGCGGAGTTGTAACATTTTACTTCATCCATGGCCTTTTTGCGGGTGCCCCGACTGTGTTTATCCCGCAACTAAAAAAGGAACACAATTCTACGGATTCTATAGATTTGTCAATGGAATCTTGGTTAT caTCCGCCTTATTCTACAGTTCCATACCTTGGGCAGTTATAATCCCGATCTTCGCCTACTATTTTGGAAggaaaaaaactgaaattattcTCTGCTTTGACACATTGATAAGCAGCGTTATTTTGTACTATAGTACATCACCAAGTCAGATTATTGTCAGTCAGATAATAATTGGTATGTTACCTGCCGGCCATCTCACTATTTCTTTAATGGTGCTAACAGAATATTTTTCACCCAGATATAGAGGTATTTTTTTGACTGTCAAATCAGCGACTGTATTCTGGGGAATATGGATGTCAAACGCCATTGGAACGTATTTTCATTGGAGTAATATTGCAATCGTGAGCCTTATCTGCAGCGCATATACCTTAAGTACATTACTATGGACAGAGTCGCCGTACTGGCTTGCATCTAAAGGTCGCTATAGGGAGTGTGTTGAAACACACCGGTGGTTAAAAGGGACTGATGCAGAATCTGAGGAAGAGCTTAAACGTCTCATTGATTATCACAAATCACGATTTAATTCACGTGATGGAAGACGTCCGATTTTAATGTTGAAATCGATGTTTAAAGCGATAGCAGAAAGTAGTTTTTATAAGCCCATTCTTATTGCTACGTTGGCAATTTGTTTATTCCATATATCCGGAAAATTTGCATTTAGTATCTACGCTATAAGGATATTAAAAGATATAACTGTAAGTGAATGGACAGCTTACAATGGTATGTTGATTTTGGATGGATTAACCATACTTGGGATGTATGTAGGTTCGTCATTTTCTAAATTTCTTAAACGAAGAACAATGATTTTGTACGCGTCGTCACTCGGCGctgcttttttattaatactatctgtgtatttatatttaattgaatatgaAATTGTATCAGATAATAAGTATGTTTCTATACTTCTATTAGCTGCGTACTGTATGTCAATGAGCTGTGGTCCGATGATTATGGCCCTATGTGTATGTGGTGAGCTATCACCGTTACAGAATAGAAGCCTTTTCTTTTgcgtattatgtattatttttaatagtctAATGGCAGTGACGCTTAAACTATCGccatatttattcaaatcagTTGGTCTAAGTGGCTCATTTCTATTCTATGGAATCGGTTCTTATGCAGTCATTGGATTACTTTACAAGTACTTACCGGAAACGAAAGATAAAACTATTCTGGAAGTACAAAagtattttgaaggaaatttttgtattaaggaAGAAAATGAAGTTATGTTAACAGAACGCCGATTAGTTGAAATAGAACATCCTATGactaattag